In Mycobacteriales bacterium, the sequence CGTTGATCATGGCCGCTGGGGTGATCGCAAGGCCGGCCTGGCGCTCGGCTACAGGGCGGCCAGCAGCCGGTCGACCTCGGCGGCGGTGGTGTAGCAGGCCACGCCGGCCCGGACCGCCCCGCCGTGCTCCTCGAGCCCGAGCGCGGTCATCAGCTCGATGGCGTAGTAGTTGCCGTACCACACCGCGACGCCCTGGTTGCCCAGGTCCGCGCTGACCTGCAGCGGGCTGCGGCCGGCGACGGTGAAGCAGGCCGTGGGCGTACGCCGCGCCGGAGCACCGACCAGCATCACGGCCTCGCGGCCGGCGAGCCCGTCGAGCAGCCGGGCGAACACCTGCTGCTCGTACGAGCAGATCGCCGTCATGGCCGACACGACCCGTTCCCGGCGGGTCCCCCCGACCCCGTGCGAGGCGATCCAGTCCACGGCGGCGGTGACCCCCGCCAGCGACGCGAAGCTCGGCGTACCGAGCTCGAACCGGTCGGGCACCGCGTCGCTGCTGGGCAGCAGCTTGTCCGGGCGCAGCCTCGCCAACAGCGCCGGGTCGCCGACGGTGCAGCCGAGGTGCGGGCCGTACCACTTGTAGGCGGACGTGCTGTAGAGGTCGGCGCCCAGCTCGCGGACGTCGGTCGGCAGGTGCGGCGTGGCGTGCACGCCGTCGACGTGCACGACAGCTCCGAAGGCGTGGGCGCGGTCGGCGATGACCCGGACGTCCGGGCGGGTGCCGGTGGCGTTGCTCGCCGCGGTGACCGCCACCAGCCGGGTCCGCTCGTTCACCAGCTCGTCGTACTGCTCCACCGGCAGCTCCGTCGTCCGGGCGTCCACCTCGGCCCACCGGACCACGGCGCCGGCCCGCGCCGCGGCCTGCACCCACGGGCGCACGTCGGCGTCGTGGTCGAGCCGGCTGAGCACCACCTCGTCGCCCGGGTGCCAGCTGCGGGCCAGTGCGCCGGCCAGGACGTAGGTGTTGGCGGTCGCCGACTGGCCGAGGACGACCCCGTCGGGGGTTCCACCGACCAGATCGGCCACCGCCTCGCGCGCCGCGCCGACGATCGCGTCCGCCCGGCGGCTGCTGGCGAACGGCCCGTGCCGGTTGCTGAGCGCAGAGCGCATCGCGCCGGCGACGGCATCGCTCACCACGGCCGGCACCTGCGTGCCGCCGGGGCCGTCGAAGTGGGCCAGCCCCTCTGCGAGGGCGGGGAAGTCGGCGCGGACGGCCTCGACGTCGTACGCGGGAGGGCTGTCGTGCGCGGGAGGGCTGTCGAACATGCAGCGAGCCTGCCCGATCGGGTGCAGGACCGGGCACGTGGGGCAGGATCGGGACATGGACGACGAGCAGGCAGGACAGGCGGAAACCCCGCAACAGCAGGTCGTGGTGATGGGTCCGGACGGGCAGCCGCTCGGCAGCGTCACCGTCGGCGAGGACGGCTCGATCGAGCCCTCGAAGCAGCAGAGCCCGGCCGACCTGATCGAGCAGCCGGCGAAGGTGATGCGGATCGGCTCGATGGTCAAGCAGCTGCTCGAGGAGGTCCGCCAGTCGCCGCTGGACGACGCCTCCCGTACCCGGCTGCGGGAGGTGCACCGGAACTCCGTCGCCGAGCTCTGCGACGGTCTGGCGCCGGAGCTGTGCGAGGAGCTGAACCGGCTGACCCTGCCGTTCCCCGAGGACCACGTCCCGAGCGACGCCGAGCTGCGCATCGCGCAGGCCCAGCTGGTCGGCTGGTTGGAGGGGCTGTTCCACGGCATCCAGACGGCGCTGTTCGCGCAGCAGATGGCCGCCCGAGTGCAGCTCGAGCAGATGCGCGGCCGGCCGGCCCTGCCGCAGGGGATGTCGGACGGCCGCCCAGGGCCGACGGGCACCGGGCAGTACCTGTAGGACAGGCGCGACCGCGACGACAGCAGCGTCAGGGGCGCGGGAAGGCCTGCAGCACGCCGGGCTCCCAGCCCGCACCGAACTGCACGCTCAGCACCGCGGTGGACAGCGCCTCGTCCGCAGGGGTGCCGGTGCCGTCGGCGCCGACCCGGAGGAAGCGGTCGGTGATGCACGGCGCCTGACCGGTGTTGGTGCTCACCGAGACCGGCCGCCCGAGGTCGTCCACCTCGATCAGGGTGGTCGCCGGCACCACGAGGGTGACGACGGCGACGGCCCCGCCGGCTGCGCCGGCTGTCGGAGCGGTCGGCTGCGGGAGGCAGCTGGCCGGGTCGAACCCGTCGGTGCGCGGGGCCGGCCGGGTGTCCGCCTGGACGCCGGACGTCGCGGTAGCGGAGCCACCCGCGGTGGCCAGGTGTGCGGCGGCGGCCCCGCCGGCAACGGCGGTCAGCAGAGCGAACGCGGCGATCGTGGTCGCCCCGGTGGCAAGCGTCAGCAGGCCATGGTTCTTGGGCATGTCCGAGAGGTCCTGTCTGTCGGCGGCCCGGCTGACCTCGAGGGCCCCGTGGCTTTGCGTCCCCGGCTCGCACCGGGTTTGCCTTTATCGGTTGACGAAGAGTGCTTCGGCACGAACAGGCGCCCGGCTGGAGTCCGGCGGGCTGCCGATCCCGACGTCGCGGGAAGGTTCACCCGTTTGCGCGGCGGACGTGCCGCTGCGCCCGGGTGCCCGAGCTCTCAGGAGCAGAGCAGCGTCCGGCTCCTGCCCTTGCCGCTCCAGCCACAGGTGGCGCTGGCCGAGGCGCGTGCCGTGGCGCCCAGGTCGTCGGTGACGGTGACGGTCCCGGTGTAGGTCCCGGGCTTGCTGAAGCGGCGGGAGACGGTCGCGCCGGCGGAGGTCCCTCCGTCGCTGAAGGACCAGGCGTGGGAGACGATCCTGCCGTCGGCATCCGAGGAGTTCGACGCGTCGAAGGTGCAGGTGGCGGCGCTGCAGGCGACGGCGGCCGCGGCGACCGGCGCCGTGTTCTCCTGCGTCGGCTCGGTCCCTGCCGGCGGTGCGGCCGGGCTGGTGACGGTCGTGGCGCGCAGGAGCAGGTTCGGTGAGCCGGTGCCGGCGGCGGTGACGACGCCACCGGTCGCCGCAGCCAGCACGCTGCCGGCCACGTCGGCCGGCGCCAGCGTCGGCGCGCCCTCCAGGACGAGCGCCGCGACGCCTGCCGCGTGCGGACTGGCCATCGACGTGCCGGACATCGTGGCGGTGCCGCTGCGCGAGGCGTTGCTGAGCGAGGTGATCGAGAGACCGGGGGCGAACAGGTCCAGGCAGCTGCCGAGGTTCGACCAGGACGGCTTGGCGTCGGTGCTGCCCGTGGCCCCGACGGTCACGGCCTCGGCCACCCGCGCCGGGCTGGTGTCGCAGGCGTCCTTGCCGTCGTTGCCCGCTGCCACGACCACGCTCACGCCGCTGGCGACCAGCCTCCGCACGGCGTCGTCCAGGCTCGCGGAGGCACCTCCGCCGAGGGACATGTTGACGACGGCGGGGCCCTTGCGGTTCTTGGCCACCCAGTCCAGTCCGGCGATGATGCCGGACCAGGTCCCGGACCCGGTGCAGTCCAGCACGCGGACCGGTACGACGGTCACCGCCTTGGCCACGCCGTACGCCGTACCGGCCACCGTGCCGGCGACATGCGTGCCGTGGCCGTGGCAGTCGTCGGTGCCCCGGCCGTCGGAGATGGCCGTCCAGCCGGGCGCGAGCCGGCCGGCGAGGTCGTCGTGCACGCGGACGCCCGTGTCCAGGACGTGTACCTGCACACCGCTGCCGGTGGCGGGGTAGGCGTAGGCGCGGTCCAGCGGCAGCGCTGCCTGGTCGATCCGGTCCAGCCCCCAGGTCGGTGAGCTCTGGGTGCCCACGGCGCGGGCGGTGCCGTCGCGCTCCACCCGCGTCACCCGCCGGTCCGAGCGCAGCCGGTTGACCGCGGCGGTGCTGAGCTGGCCGGCGAAGCCGGGCAGCACCGTGCTGAATGCCCGGTCCGCGCGTACGCCGCCGGCCCGGGTGTGCTGGCCGACCACGTCGGCGATGCTGGCACCGGACGCCACCGTCACGATCCACCGGCCGGTGGCGGCCTGCGCGGGTGCTGCACCGGCAGCGGTGGCCGGTCCGGTGGACAGCAGCAGCGCCCCGGCGACGAGCAGGCAGGAGGTGACGATCGAGCGGGGACGGGACACCGGGGCTCCAGGACTGTGAGGGGGCAGCCGTGCTGTCCTCGGCAGGTCGACCGGTACCGCCGTCACCTTGAGACGTGCCGGGCTCAGAACCAGCGCTCGAGCACCTGCGCGACTCCGTCCTCGTCGTTGCTCGCAGCCACCTCGTCGACAGTGGCCAGCACCTCCGGGTGGGCGTTGGACATGGCCACCGAGTGCCCGGCCCAGGAGAGCATCGGCAGGTCGTTCGGCATGTCCCCGAAGGCCACGACCTCGTCCGCGGCGACCTCCCGCTCCTCGGCGATCGAGGCGAGCCCGGACGCCTTGGAGATGCCGGTCGCGCTGATCTCGAGCAGCCCGTCGGTCGTGGAGTGCGTGCACTCCACGACGGCACCCACCGACTCCCGTGCACGGGCGAGCAGCTCGTCCGACCCGAGCTCCTCGTGCCGGGCCAGCAGCTTGACGACGCCGGCGGCGATGAGCTCCTCGACCGGTGCGACGGCGGCCTCGCCGACGTCCCACCGCGGGAGGTAGGAGGGTTCACGGCCGAAGCCCTCCAGCACCCTCTCCACCGCGAAGGTGATGCCGGGCACGTCCCGGCGCAGCGCCGCCACCACGTCGGCTGCCGCCGATGCCGCGATCGGCGAGGAGCGGATCACCCGCTCGGTGTGGAGGTCGTAGACCAGCGCGCCGTTGGCGCACACCGCGATGCCGCGGTGCCCGGTCTGCTCGGCCACGGTGCCCATCCAGCGCGGCGGCCGCCCGGTCACCATGACGAACAGCACCCCTGACCGCTCGACCCGGGCGAGCACCTCGCGGGTGCGCGGCGAGACGGTGCCGTCGCTGCGGAGCAGGGTGCCGTCCAGATCCGAGGCGACCAGCCTCGGCGTCACTGGGGCAGCAGCTCCTTGCGGTTCGCCAGCCACGGACGCAGCGCCGGCGGCACGTGCACCGAGCCGTCGGCGCGCTGGTGCACCTCGAGCAGCACCGCGATGGTGCGGCCGACGGCACACAGCGTGCCGTTCAGCGTCGCGAGCGGCGACGTTCCGCCCGCACCCCGGGTACGGATGCCCAGCCGGCGGGCCTGGAAGTCGGTGCAGTTGCTCGTCGAGGTGAGCTCGAGCCAGCGCTGCTGCGACGGCAACCACGCCTCGCAGTCGAGCTTGCGGGCGGCCGACGAGCCCAGATCTCCCGCGGCCACATCGATCACCCGGAAGGGCAGCTCCAACGCCGTGAGGAACGCCTTCTCCTGCTCGAGCAGCCGCGCGTGCTCGGCCGCCGCGTCGGCCAGCGGCACGTAGGAGAACATCTCGACCTTGTCGAACTGGTGCACCCGGATGATGCCGCGGGTGTCCCTGCCGTGGCTGCCGGCCTCGCGCCGGAAGCAGGACGAGAAGCCGGCGTAGCGCAGCGGCAGCTCCTCCAGCACCTCGCCGGCGTGGAAGGCCGCGAGCGGCACCTCGGAGGTACCGACCAGGTAGAGGTCGTCGTCGGCCAGCCGGTAGACCTCGTCGGCGTGCGCACCGAGGAAGCCGGTGCCCTCCATCGCCTCCGGTCGGACGAGCGCCGGGGCGATCACCGGGTTGAAGCCGTTCTCGACGGCCTGGCCGATCGCGAGGTTGACCAGCGCCAGCTCGAGCAGCGCGCCCCAGCCGGTGAGGAAGGCGAAGCGGCTGCCGCTGACCTTCGCGCCGCGCTCGGTGTCGATCGCGCCGAGCGCGGTGCCGAGGTCGAGGTGGTCCTGGACGCCGAAGTCGTACGACGGCACCTCGCCGACCTGTTCGAGCACCACGAAGTCCTGCTCGCCGCCCGGCGGCACCCCGTCGAGCACGACGTTCGGGACGGCCAGGTGGGCGACGCGCAGCGCCGCGTCGGCCTCGGCCTGGGCGGCTTCGGCTGCCTTCACCTCGGCGGACAGCGCCTTGGCCTGCTCGAGGACCGCCGGCCGCTCCTGCGGGCTCGCGCTCCTCACCGACTGGGAGACGGTCTTCTGCTCGGCCCGCAGGTTGTCCGCGCGGGTCACCGACGCGCGGCGCGCGTCGTCGGCGACGAGCAGGGCGTCGACCAGGGCAGGGTCGTCGCCGCGGGCCCGTTGCGAGGCCCGGACGCGCTCGGGGTCGTCGCGCAGCTGCTTGAGGTCGATCACCGCCATGAGCCTACCGGCGGGGGCCCGGCCTGCCGCTGGCCCGTCGCCGTGTACTCAGCCGCGCAGCCGGCGGAGCCAGTCGGCCGCCGCGTCGTAGTCGGCGTCGGAGGTGCCGGGCCGCACGTCGGGCGGCAGGCCGTCGGCCCGCGGGTAGCTGCCGAGCACGCGCACCTCGGCGCAGCCGCGGTGCAGCGCCGCCAGCGCCTCGCCGACCCGGGCGTCGGCCAGGTGCCCCTCGCAGTCGATGGAGAAGAAGTACCGCCCGAGCACCCCGCCGCTGGGCCGCGATTCGATCCGGCTGAGGTTGATGCCGCGCACCGCGAATTCCGTCAGCAGGGCCAGCAGGGCACCGGGGGCGTTCTCGGCGATGAAGGCGAACAGCGTCGTACGGTCCGCGCCGGTGGATGCGGGAGGCGGTCCCGGGCGGCACACCAGCACGAAACGCGTGACGGCGCCGTCGTTGTCCTGCACGTCGTCGGCGAGCACCTGCAGCCGGTAGTGCCCAGCCGCGACCGGCGCCGCGACCGCCGCATCGAAGCGGCCCTCCGCGACCGCACGCGCGGCATCCGCCGTGGACGGTGTCAGCACGACCTCGGCGCCGGGCAGCTCGTCGCGGAGCCAACGGCGGCACTGCGCCGCGGCGTGCGAGTGGGTCGCGACGACCCGGACGTCCTCCCGGCGGGTGCCGGACCGGCCGAGCAGGTTGAAGCTGACCGGGAGCAGCACCTCCCGGACGACCTGCAGCGGCGGGCCGACCGCGAGTTCGTCCAGGGTCCGCGCGACCGACCCCTCGACCGAGTTCTCGAGCGGGACCATCGCCCCGTCACAGTCGCCGTCCCGGACGGCGTCCAGCGCCGCCACGACGGAGGCGTACGGCGTCAGGTCTGCGCGCTCGGCAGCCGGCAGGGTGCGCAGCGCCGCCTCCGTGAAGGTGCCCGCGGGACCGAGGTAGCCCAGCCTCGCGGGCCGGTCGCCGGGCACGGGGGGGCTCACCGCGTGGTGCGTGGGGCGGCGGCGGGAGGGTTCGACACGCGGAAACCCTAGTCGCGCGCCGTACGCTCCCGGCCGTGGACCGGATGCAGGCGCAGGAGCTGCTGGCCGCCGTCGCCGCGGGCGAGGTGGATCCGGCCGACGCGCTGGACCGGATCGCGACCGCGCCCTACGACGCGCTGGCGCACTCGCTGGTCGACGTGCACCGGGCGCTGCGCACGGGTGATCCGGAGGTGGTCTACGCCGCGGGCAAGAGCACGGCCCAGGTGCTCGACGTGGTGGAGGCGCTGCGCGCGTCCGGGGACCGCGCGGTGCTGGTCACCCGGGCGGGCGCCGACACGGTGTCGGCGCTGCGGGCGGCGCACGACGACGTGCTGGTCGACGGGAGCACCGTCGCCGTCGGCTCGCTGCCGCGCGCGCGGGGGACCGTGGCGGTGCTGGCGGCCGGCACCTCGGACGGACCCGTGGCCGCGGAGGCGGCGCTGACCGCGCGGGCCTTCGGCGCGCAGGTCGAGCGGGTGGACGACGTCGGTGTCGCCGGGCTGCACCGGCTGATCGCCGCGCGGCCCGCGCTCGACCGCGCGGACTGCCTCGTCGTCGTGGCCGGGATGGAGGGGGCGTTGCCCTCGGTCGTGGGTGGGCTGGTCGGCACACCGATGGTCGCGGTGCCGACCAGCATCGGGTACGGCGCGAGCTTCGGCGGGCTGGCCGCGCTCCTCGCGATGCTCAACGCCTGCGCGCCCGGCGTCCCGGTGATGAACATCGACAACGGCTTCGGTGCAGGTGTCTTCGCAGCGCGGGTGGCCCGGCGGACGTCGCGGTGATCGGCTGGCTGGACTGCTCCGCCGGGATCAGCGGCGACATGCTGCTCGGTGCGCTGGTGGACGCGGGCACCCCGCTGGAGACCCTGCAGGAGGCGGTCGACGCGGTCTGTGTCGAGCCGGTCCGGCTGCGCCGCTCGGACGTCGTGCGCGGCGGGATCGGCGCCTGCAAGGTGGACGTGCTGGCCCCCGCCGGGCCGCCGGCCCGCACCTGGGCGGACGTGCGCTCCCTGCTCGAGCGGGCCGCGCTGCCCACCGCTGTGCGGTCGCTGGCGCTCGGCGTCTTCGCCCGGCTGGCAGCGGCCGAGGCGGCGGTGCACCGGGTCGTCGTCGACGACGTGCACTTCCACGAGGTGGGCGCCCTCGACGCGCTGGCCGACGTGGTGGGCTGTGCGGCCGGGCTGCACGCGCTCGGGCTCGACGCGCTGTCCGCCTCGACCGTGACACTCGGCTCCGGGACCACGCGGGGGGCCCACGGGCCGCTGCCGGTCCCGCCCCCGGCGGTGCTCGCGCTGCTGAAGGGGGTGCCGGTGCAGGCCGGCCCGGTGGCCGCCGAGATGACGACCCCGACCGGCGCGGCGCTACTCGCCACGACAGTCTCGTCGTACGGCCCGCTGCCGCCGATGTCGCTGCTGCGCACCGGCTCCGGTGCAGGAGGACGGAATCCCGAGGAGTTGGCCAACGTGCTCCGACTGGTGCTCGGCGACGCGGTGCACGAGGCCGGGACGGCTCTGGTGCCGGAGACCGCTCTGGTGCTGGAGACCAACGTCGACGACCTCGACCCGCGGCTGTGGCCGGGCGTGCTGCAGGCGCTGCTCGCCGCAGGGGCGAGCGACGCCTGGCTGACACCGGTCCTGATGAAGA encodes:
- a CDS encoding cysteine desulfurase-like protein — translated: MFDSPPAHDSPPAYDVEAVRADFPALAEGLAHFDGPGGTQVPAVVSDAVAGAMRSALSNRHGPFASSRRADAIVGAAREAVADLVGGTPDGVVLGQSATANTYVLAGALARSWHPGDEVVLSRLDHDADVRPWVQAAARAGAVVRWAEVDARTTELPVEQYDELVNERTRLVAVTAASNATGTRPDVRVIADRAHAFGAVVHVDGVHATPHLPTDVRELGADLYSTSAYKWYGPHLGCTVGDPALLARLRPDKLLPSSDAVPDRFELGTPSFASLAGVTAAVDWIASHGVGGTRRERVVSAMTAICSYEQQVFARLLDGLAGREAVMLVGAPARRTPTACFTVAGRSPLQVSADLGNQGVAVWYGNYYAIELMTALGLEEHGGAVRAGVACYTTAAEVDRLLAAL
- a CDS encoding bacterial proteasome activator family protein is translated as MDDEQAGQAETPQQQVVVMGPDGQPLGSVTVGEDGSIEPSKQQSPADLIEQPAKVMRIGSMVKQLLEEVRQSPLDDASRTRLREVHRNSVAELCDGLAPELCEELNRLTLPFPEDHVPSDAELRIAQAQLVGWLEGLFHGIQTALFAQQMAARVQLEQMRGRPALPQGMSDGRPGPTGTGQYL
- a CDS encoding S8 family serine peptidase; this translates as MSRPRSIVTSCLLVAGALLLSTGPATAAGAAPAQAATGRWIVTVASGASIADVVGQHTRAGGVRADRAFSTVLPGFAGQLSTAAVNRLRSDRRVTRVERDGTARAVGTQSSPTWGLDRIDQAALPLDRAYAYPATGSGVQVHVLDTGVRVHDDLAGRLAPGWTAISDGRGTDDCHGHGTHVAGTVAGTAYGVAKAVTVVPVRVLDCTGSGTWSGIIAGLDWVAKNRKGPAVVNMSLGGGASASLDDAVRRLVASGVSVVVAAGNDGKDACDTSPARVAEAVTVGATGSTDAKPSWSNLGSCLDLFAPGLSITSLSNASRSGTATMSGTSMASPHAAGVAALVLEGAPTLAPADVAGSVLAAATGGVVTAAGTGSPNLLLRATTVTSPAAPPAGTEPTQENTAPVAAAAVACSAATCTFDASNSSDADGRIVSHAWSFSDGGTSAGATVSRRFSKPGTYTGTVTVTDDLGATARASASATCGWSGKGRSRTLLCS
- a CDS encoding Cof-type HAD-IIB family hydrolase, giving the protein MTPRLVASDLDGTLLRSDGTVSPRTREVLARVERSGVLFVMVTGRPPRWMGTVAEQTGHRGIAVCANGALVYDLHTERVIRSSPIAASAAADVVAALRRDVPGITFAVERVLEGFGREPSYLPRWDVGEAAVAPVEELIAAGVVKLLARHEELGSDELLARARESVGAVVECTHSTTDGLLEISATGISKASGLASIAEEREVAADEVVAFGDMPNDLPMLSWAGHSVAMSNAHPEVLATVDEVAASNDEDGVAQVLERWF
- the serS gene encoding serine--tRNA ligase, translated to MIDLKQLRDDPERVRASQRARGDDPALVDALLVADDARRASVTRADNLRAEQKTVSQSVRSASPQERPAVLEQAKALSAEVKAAEAAQAEADAALRVAHLAVPNVVLDGVPPGGEQDFVVLEQVGEVPSYDFGVQDHLDLGTALGAIDTERGAKVSGSRFAFLTGWGALLELALVNLAIGQAVENGFNPVIAPALVRPEAMEGTGFLGAHADEVYRLADDDLYLVGTSEVPLAAFHAGEVLEELPLRYAGFSSCFRREAGSHGRDTRGIIRVHQFDKVEMFSYVPLADAAAEHARLLEQEKAFLTALELPFRVIDVAAGDLGSSAARKLDCEAWLPSQQRWLELTSTSNCTDFQARRLGIRTRGAGGTSPLATLNGTLCAVGRTIAVLLEVHQRADGSVHVPPALRPWLANRKELLPQ
- the pheA gene encoding prephenate dehydratase; this translates as MSPPVPGDRPARLGYLGPAGTFTEAALRTLPAAERADLTPYASVVAALDAVRDGDCDGAMVPLENSVEGSVARTLDELAVGPPLQVVREVLLPVSFNLLGRSGTRREDVRVVATHSHAAAQCRRWLRDELPGAEVVLTPSTADAARAVAEGRFDAAVAAPVAAGHYRLQVLADDVQDNDGAVTRFVLVCRPGPPPASTGADRTTLFAFIAENAPGALLALLTEFAVRGINLSRIESRPSGGVLGRYFFSIDCEGHLADARVGEALAALHRGCAEVRVLGSYPRADGLPPDVRPGTSDADYDAAADWLRRLRG
- the larB gene encoding nickel pincer cofactor biosynthesis protein LarB — translated: MQAQELLAAVAAGEVDPADALDRIATAPYDALAHSLVDVHRALRTGDPEVVYAAGKSTAQVLDVVEALRASGDRAVLVTRAGADTVSALRAAHDDVLVDGSTVAVGSLPRARGTVAVLAAGTSDGPVAAEAALTARAFGAQVERVDDVGVAGLHRLIAARPALDRADCLVVVAGMEGALPSVVGGLVGTPMVAVPTSIGYGASFGGLAALLAMLNACAPGVPVMNIDNGFGAGVFAARVARRTSR
- the larC gene encoding nickel pincer cofactor biosynthesis protein LarC produces the protein MIGWLDCSAGISGDMLLGALVDAGTPLETLQEAVDAVCVEPVRLRRSDVVRGGIGACKVDVLAPAGPPARTWADVRSLLERAALPTAVRSLALGVFARLAAAEAAVHRVVVDDVHFHEVGALDALADVVGCAAGLHALGLDALSASTVTLGSGTTRGAHGPLPVPPPAVLALLKGVPVQAGPVAAEMTTPTGAALLATTVSSYGPLPPMSLLRTGSGAGGRNPEELANVLRLVLGDAVHEAGTALVPETALVLETNVDDLDPRLWPGVLQALLAAGASDAWLTPVLMKKGRPAHTLSVLCDAHLAAAAREVVFRQTSTLGLRETPVAKTELERAQRTVEVEGRRIRVKLGLLHSEVVNTMPEWEDVAAAAAALGRPVKQVLQEAHAAAAEFGGR